TCGGTGTTGAAGGGCGAACCGTTGAAGCTGGCGCTGGCCAACGCGTTGAAGGACGCGGGCAGCCTGGGCGGCCAGGAGCGGCGCTTCACGGCCCTGGCGGTGCGGGAGATGTCCCGGCACCAGCGGCTGTTGGACCTGGCGGCGCGCACGTTGGGGCATGTCCCGAGCAAGATCGGCCTGCTGGAGGATCAGACGCTGGTGCGCTACGTGCTCTGGCGTCGGCTCTTCTGTGGCGAGGGCTGGGCGCGGATCGGCCCCGAGGTGAAGCTGCCCGGCCCGATGCGTCCGCGCACCATCAAGGATGATCTGCTGCGCCAGGTGGCGGAGTCGCCGCTGGCGGAGCCGCCGGTGCCCGAGTCCGGCCCCGAGCGCCTGGCGACGCGCTACTCCTTTCCCAACTGGCTGGTGCTGAGGCTGGCCGAGCTGCACCCGGAGCCGGTGCTGGAGGCGATGCTGGCGGCGCTGGACGAGGAGCCGACGCTGCACTTCCGCGCGAGGCCCACGGGAACCCGGGACGAGGTGCTGGCGCGGCTGGCCGAGGAGGGCGTGGCGGCGGAGCCGGTGGCGGTGGCCCTGGACGCGGTGCGCATCGCCGAGGCGAGCCATCGCGTCTTCGAGACGCGGGTGATGAAGGAGGGCCGGCTGCAGGTGCAGGACGTGGGCAGCCAGCTCATCGTCGAGGCATGCCGTCCGCTGGAGGGCTCGCTGTCGGGGCGGACGGTGGCGGACATGTGCGCGGGGGCGGGAGGAAAGACGCTCGCGCTGGCGGACGAGGTGGGGGCGAAGGGCCGGGTGGTGGCGGGAGACCGCTCGCGCCGGCGGCTGGCGCAGGCCCGTGAGCGGGCGAGGGAGCTGTCGCTGCGGCACGTGTCCTTCCCCCATCCGCTGCCGCTGGACCAGGCGGACGTGGTGCTGGTGGACGCGCCGTGCAGCGGAACGGGCTCGCTGGCGCGGGAGCCGGATCAGAAGTGGAAGCTGTCGGCGAAGGCCGTGGCGGAGTTCCACGACACGCAGCTGGGGCTGCTGGAGGAGCTGGCGCCGCAGGTGAAGCCGGGAGCACTGGTGGTGTACGCCACGTGCTCGCTGCTGCCCGAGGAGAACGACGCGGTGGTGCGGGACTTCCTCGCGAAGGTGCCCGGCTTCACGGTGGAGCCCCTGGCGCCTCTCTTCGGCGCCGAGCGGGCGGCGCTGTTGTGCGATGGCCCCTTCCTGCGGGCCCTGCCTCCCCGGGTGCCCGGGGGTGGATTCTTCGCCGCCCGGCTGCGCAAGGGGTAGGCGGGGTTGACAGTGCCCGCGGGCGCACGCTACGCAGGAAAGCAGTCCTCTTTCCGAGAGGTTGCACCCGGTGGCAGCCGACCCGAAGCAGTCCGAGACCCTCCGTCAGATCCAGGAGGCGTTCCAGTCCGCCCAGTCCCAGATGGCCGAGCTCCGCGATCAGGTGGAGAAGCACGCCGAGTTGGCTCGAGCGAAGACACAGAGCGACTTCATCCAGAAGGAGAAGGATCGCGCGCTGCGCCAGCTGGGCGAGTCGGTCTTCAAGCAGGTGCAGAAGGGCAAGCTGCAGCTGCCCGAGGGCTTTGGTCCCTTCCTGAAGGCCGTGGAGCACGCGCAGAAGAAGGCCGAGGCCCATGCCCGGGAGATCGGCGATCTCCTCAAGGAAGGAGAGGAGGCGGCCCAGCGGCTGAACGAAAAAAAAGCGGGGCCGACGAATTCAGGAGTAGCGTCCCGCAAGAAGCCGTTGTAGAAGGGCGCCGCTTTTGACGGACGGCAGCCACTCCCCAGGTGGTTGCAGGGTTTCGGGGCTATAGCTCAGCTGGGAGAGCGCTTGAATGGCATTCAAGAGGTCACCGGTTCGATCCCGGTTAGCTCCACAGTCGAAAAAAGAGGCCCGTCAGGATTGCTGACGGGCCTCGTCTTTCACCCTCGAAGTCACAAGTGAATATGGGGCTATAGCTCAGCTGGGAGAGCGCTTGAATGGCATTCAAGAGGTCACCGGTTCGATCCCGGTTAGCTCCACAATGAAGAAGGCCCGTCAGGTTCACACCTGACGGGCCTTTTCATTTTCGAAGGAAAGCGCGCACCACAAGTCCGCCCGCGAAGCGCCTGGGCGTCGACGGAGGAGGGCCGTACTCGGGCCGCGAGGCGTCGGGGATACCTGAGCCACCCCCCCCGGGGCTCTCGAGGCGCCAGGGGCCTCGCGGAAGCGGCTAGGCCTCGCGAATCATCAGCATCTGCAGCAGGTCGCGCAGCATCTGCTTGAGGCCGCCGGCCTCGGGCAGGGTGTTGAGGATGCGCGCGGCGGCGTTGGTGGAGCGCTCGATGAGGCGCTCGGTGGCGGAACGGCCCCCGTGCTGCTCCACCAGCTCACGGGCGCGCTGCAGCATCATCTCGTCCTTGGGGCCGGGGATGCACAGCGTCTCCAGCTCCTGGCGGGCCTCGGGCGTCGCGCGGAGGTAGGCGGCCAGCAGCGGGAAGGTGCGCTTGCCCTGCGCCAGGTCCGAGTCCGTCGGCTTGCCCACCACGGAGGACTGCCCGTAGAGACCGAGGAGGTCATCACGAAGCTGGTAGGCGGTTCCCACGTAGCGACCAAAGCGCTCCAGCTTGTTGATCAGCTCCGGATCGGAACCCGCCAACATGGCGCCGCACACGAGCGGCGCGGTGAAGCCATACAGCGCCGTCTTCAGGTAGGCCACGCGCAGCGCGTGGTAGATGGACAGCTCGGCCAGCGGTTGGTGCGGCAGCCGGATGTCCATGTACTGCCCGGCCGCGGTGTAGCGGCACACCTTGAGGAAGTAGCGCGTGGCCACGTCCGCGTCCGGCAGGTTGCAGCCCAGCATCACCTCCAGCGAACGGCCGTAGAGGTGGTCTCCGATCACGATCGCCAGGTTCTCGCCGAGCCGCCCCTCGCCGAGCATCTTGTGCAGAGCGGCGCCCCCGCGCCGCGTGTCCGCCTGATCCGCCACGTCGTCGTGGATCAGCATGAACGTGTGCAGAAGCTCCGTGGCCGCCGCGAACCGCCACAACCCCGAGGGAGCCCGCGTGTCGCCCCGCCCCAGGGCGTAACCCACGAGCACCAGGCCTGGTCGGATGCGTTTGGAGGGACGCAGACTGTAGCTGCGCACCTGCTCCAGCACCTTGTTCCAGGACGTGTCCAGGTGCCTCTCATCCTCGAGCTCGAGGATCTGATGCAGCACCACCTGCGTCTGGTACTGCACCGTCTTCGCCCAGGACACGAAGTCCAGAGGGGACGAGGACTGTTCTGCCGCCGGAGTCCCGGCCGGTGAGGGCTTCCGCTCTTTCATGACGGGGTTCTGCGCACCCGAGGCTCCGCGCGTCGGCATCGTATCCTGCACTGCGGCAACCAACGTCAGCATGGCGGACCTCCGGGGCTGGGCGGCTTGGGGGGGGTCGGTCAAGCCCCATCGCTGATTCTTTATGATTTTAATAGCAGAAAATTTTTATAGGGGCAAATGGCTTTTAGAGAGAGAAATACTGCCGTCACTGCACGGAAGGAAGGGCCTCAGAGGGAAAAAGACGTAATGGGTCATCTAATACCCATATGTTTATTTTGACCCGCCTGCGCGTTTTCCATCGGCAATGAAAAAGCGGCCGATCCCGAGGGAAAACGGCCGCCGAAACCCCGTTCACGAGCGTGTGGTTTTGTGTGGTTATTTAGCGTTCTTGAAAATGTTCATCACGTCCTTCAGCAGCTTCACGGACTCGTCGTGCGGGCGCTGGAAGGCATTGCGGCCCATGATCGAGCCGAAACCGCCGCCGGCGGCGATCTGACGGATCTCCTCGAGCAGGGCCTCGGTGGTCTTGGACTCGCCACCGGAGAAGATCACGATGCGCTTTCCGTTGAAGGCGGATTTCACGACATCGCGGATCCGCTCTTCCATGGTCTTGGTGGGGATCTTGTGCGCCTCGTAGACCTTCTTGGCCTCGGGCTGCTCCAGGAAGTCCTTGGGCGGCTTGACCTTGATGATGTGGGCGCCGAGCTGGGCGCTGATCTGCGCGGCGTAGGAGATGACGTCGATGGCCTGCTCGCCTTCCTTGGAGATGCTACCGCGCGGGTAGGCCCAGAGGACCGTGGGGAGGCCGTAGTCCTTGGCCTCGGCGATCAGGTCGCGCAGGGCCTCGTACTGCTCGTTGCGGGCGCCGGAGCCCGGGTAGATGGTGAAGCCGATGGCCGAGCAACCCAGGCGCACCGCGTCCTTCACGGAGCCCGTCACCGCGGACATGGGGTGCTCGGGCTTGCCCAGGGTGTCCGAGTTGTTGAGCTTGAGGATCAGCGGGATCTCACCCAGGTACTTGCCGGCCACGGCCTCCAGGAAGCCCAGGGGGGCGGCGTAGGCATTGCAGCCCGTCTCGATGGCCAGCTGGATGTGGTAGTCCGGATCATATCCGGCGGGGTTGGGAGCGAAGGAACGGGCCGGGCCGTGCTCGAAGCCCTGATCCACCGGGAGGATCACCAGCTTGCCGGTGCCGGCCAGCGTGCCGGTGTTGAGCAGACGGGCCAGGTTGGTCAGCGTGCCCGGAGTGTCGGACGGGTACCACGAGAGGATCTGCTTGACGCGATCGGTATAAGCCATGTGGCTCCTCGATGGGGGGGCGGGACGCCCCTTGACTTGGCGGCGCGGATTCTGCCCATGCGAGGGCCCAGGACCAAGCAGATCATGCGATTCTTCGTCGCGGCGCGAACGCTCGGGCGGAGAGATGCATGATCCCGATGACGGAAGCGTCACGAAGGTGGATGCTGCGCCGCTCGAAACGCCCCGCCGGGAGTGGGGCCGCTGGGAGATGGCGAGTGGTGAACCGCAGAGAAGCGCAACGTGTCATGGGAGTGGGGTTGATGCTCGCGGCCACGCTGGCGGGAGCGCAGATCGCACCGGCTCCGACGCCCACGCCCTCGGTCCCGTCGTCGGGCACGGCGGCACCGGCCTCGCAGGCGGCGCCCCAGGCCACGCCGCAGGCTCCCGCCGGGGGCCTGGAGACGCCCCAGGCCCCGGACGTGGCGCCCCAGGTGGGTGAGACGGCCCAGGAGGCGGTGCCGGAGCAGGGACCGCCCTCGGCGCCCGGGAAGACGAAGGCGGAGCCGCTCACGCTGGAGCAGCTCGTCCAGCGCGCGCGCAAGCAGGACGCGAGGGTGGAGGAGGCGCGGGCGGAGCTGCGCCGGCTGGAGGCGCTGCTGCGCCAGGCGCGCTGGGCCTGGTTCCCCAAGTTCGAGACGACGGTGGGCGTGGGAGGCCCGGTCCCCGAGGCGCGCAACGACGGCCTGGGCGGGCCGCCGACGACGGAGGCCTCGCTCGAGGGCGACTGGAGGTTCGGCCGGATGGGGTTCACCGCCTTCATCGAGGCCAACGCGGTGCTGCCGCTCTACACGTTCGGGAAACTGCGGGCGCTGGAGAAGGCGGCGGAGCAGGGGCCGGTCATCGGCAAGGCGCTGAAGGAGCGCGCGCAGGACGAGGCGGGATTCCAGGCGGCACAAGCCTTCTTCGGCTACCAGCTGGCGCGCTCGGGGCTGGCGCAGCTCGACGAGACGTCGAAGCGGCTGGAGGACGCGGCGAAACAGCTGCAGAAGATGATGGACGAGAAGTCCGAGCAGGTGTCGAAGATGGACCTGTACAAGGTCGGCTTCTTCCGCAACCAGCTCGAGGCGCGCCGGGCCCAGGCCGAGCAGGGCCGGCAGCTCGCGCTGGCCGCCATCCGTCTGCTGGCGGGCACTCCGCCGGGGGAATCGGTGCAGGTGGTCGAGGCGGAGCTGGAGCCGGAAGGGGAGGTGAAGGCGCCGACGCTGGAGGAAGTGCTGGCGACGGCGGAGCAGAAGCGGCCGGAGCTCGTGGGCATCGCCGCGGGCGTCGTCGCGCGCGAGCAGGAGGTGTTCATCCGCGAGCGCATGTTCTATCCGGACATCGGGCTCGCGGGCTTCCTGACGCTTCGGTACACCTCGAGCGCGACGACGCAGAAGGATCCCTTCGCCTTCGATCCGTACAACCAGCGCGAGGCGGGAGTGGGGCTGGTGGCGCGCGGCACCTTCGACATTCCGGTGAAGCAGTCGCAGCTGGATCAGTCGCGGGCGGAGCTGGACAAGCTGAAGGCGCAGCAGCGGCTGTTGCAGGCGGCCATCCGCCTGGAGGTGACGAAGGCGCACGGAGACCTGGTGGCGGCGCTGGAGCGGGCGAGGGTGCTCACCCAGGCGGAGCGGGACGCGCGGCGCTGGGCCACGGCGGCCATGGCGGCGTTCGATCTCGGCACCAGCGGCACGAGGGATTTGATCGAATCCTTCACGGCGCTCGCCCAGTCGTCGGCCGACCGGGCGCAGAGCTGGCACGACTTCCAGGTCGCCCAGGCGGAGCTGGCACGGGTCACCGGCACCACGCCCCGGGAGCCGTGAATAACTCCGGGCCGCGGGCTGTCCTCTCTCCCAACTTTCACTTTCAGCGATACGGAGTCACACCGATATGTTCGCCTCCCTGCTCGCAGCCGTGCTGCTCACCGCCGCCCCAGGTCCCCTCGATGTCGTGAAGTCGGGCAATACCGACGTCCAGAAGGTCGCTTCCGCGAAGGGGGCCACCGCGGATCAGCTCTCGAAGGTGGTAGAGCGCTTCGTGGATTTTGGTGAGCTGTCCAAGCGCGCGCTCGGCGACAAGTGGGACAAGCTGACGGCCGCCCAGCGCAAGGACTTCTCCAGCACCATGGAGGGCCTGCTGCGCGCCTCCTACGCCCAGAAGGCGCTCGGCCAGGGCAAGACGCAGGTGGAGTACGGCAAGGAGACGGTCGAGGGGAACGAGGCCACCGTGGGCACCACGGTGAACGTGAACCGGGACAAGTTCCCCGTCGAGTACAAGCTCTACAAGACGGCCGGGAAGGGCGAGTGGCGCATCTACGACATCGTCACCGATGACGTGTCGCTCCTGGAGACCTACCAGGGCCAGTTCCGCAAGCTGATCGCCGACAAGGGCTTCGACGGCCTGCTGGCCACCCTGAAGGCCAAGAAGGCGCAGCTCGAGAAGTCCGTGCAGTGACGGACTTCCCCCGGACCGCGTCTACAGCGGCTTCTCGTAGACGCGGTACAGCTTGGAGCGCTTGCCGCCCATGGACTCGATGGCGCGGTTGACGAGGTGGTTGTCCTCGAGCGTCCAGGAGATCTCCCCGCCCTCGTAGCCCAGCTCGCGCGCCTTGTTCAGGGTGTCCAGGTAGAGGATGGCGTCCAGGCCGCGGCGCCGGTAGCCCTCGACGGTGCCCAGCAGGACGAGGCGCAGCCGGCGGATGCGGCGCGAGGCCAGCAGCAGCTTCGCCAGACCGATGGGCAGGCCGAACGTGGTGAGCCGGCCATTGGCCGCCTTGATGGCCTCGTTGGCGTCCGGCAGGGTGAGCGAGAAGCCCACGGGCTGGCCCTTCACCTCGGCCACCAGCACGAGCTCCGGGCGCACCATCTGCTTCAGATCGCGCGCCAGGTGATCGAACTCGTGCTCCGTCATCGGGACGAAGCCCCAGTTCTTCTCCCAGGCCTGGTTGTACATCGTCTTCACCCGGGCCACTTCGGCGTCGAACTCCTTCAGGTTCACCGGGCGCACGGTGACCCCCTCGCGCTGGCGGATCTTCTCCGCGATGCGCGCCACCTTCTCCGGTGGCGGGGTGGAGGAGGACAGCTCCCACGCGAACAGATCCTTGGCCTTGGTGAAGCCGTTGGCCTCGACGAGCGCGGGGTACCAGGTGGGGTTGTACGTCGTCATGATGGCCGGCGGGGTGTTGAACCCGTCGATGAGCATGCCCACCTCGCCATTGGTGGAGTAGCTCATCGGGCCGATCACGGAGGCGAAGCCCTTGGCGCGCAGCCAGGAGGCGGCCGCCTCGAAGAGCACCCGGGCCACGCCGGCGTCATTCACGCACTCGAAGAGGCCGAAGAAGCCGACGTTGGTGCCCTGGAACTCGTTGTAGCGGGGGTTGTTCACCGCCGCGATCCGGCCCACCACCTCGCCCTCGCGGCGGGCCAGGAAGAACTCCACCTCACCGAACTCGAAGAAGGGGTGCTTCTTCGGGTTCATGAAGTCCCGGCGCTCCATCTCCAGGTGCGGCACGAAGTTCGGGTCGCCCTTGTAGATGGTGTACGGGAAGCGGATGAAGGCCGTGCGATCCGCCGAGGTGCGGACGGGAGTCACCTGCACGTTGGCGGGGAGGGGCGGCAACTTCGACTCGTGGGTCTGCGTCTCGGCGGTGGCGGCCATGGGTGTCCTCTCCTGCTAGTTCTGGTCCTCGCGCCCGTTGCGGATGAAGAGGTTGGCGCCCTTCTCCAGCAGCAGGCCCGGGATGTCCGCGCGCTTCTCCCACAGCTTCATCGGCACCTGGCCGAGCTTGCGGATGTCGTCCGGCTGGAGGTTGGCGGCCTTCCAGGTGAGCGACTCCACGGCGTCGAACAGCTTGCCGGCCACCTCGCGCGAGGACATGCGCGAGAGCTGATCCAGCGAGAAGCCGTTGGTGCCGTTCTGACCCGCGCTGGCCGCGGCCCACTTCTCCGAGGCCTTGTTGTTGCGCACCTGCGTGCCCGGGCGGGCGATCTGCACCGGGGTGTACGAGGACGGCCGCGTCTGGGGGATGACGTCCAGCTTCTTGCCAATCTGCTCGAAGATGTCGAGCACCCGGTCCAGCTGCTCGTCCGTGTGCGTGGCCATGTAGCTGGTGCGGATGAGGGCGTGGCCCGGCTCCACCGCCGGAGGAATCACGGGGTTGGCGAACACGCCCGCCTCGTGCAGCGCCTTCCAGAAGCGGAAGCACTTCACCTGATCACCGATGTGCACCGGCACCACCGGCGTCACCGACACGCCCGTGTCGAAGCCCATGGCGCGGAAGCCGTTGTGCATCTTCTCGGCGATGTCCAGCAGGCGCGCGCGCCGCTGCGGCTCGGCCTCGATGATCTCCAGCGCCTTGAGCGCCGAGGCGATGGACGCCGGCGTCATGGACGCGGAGAAGATGACCGAGCGCGACTTGTGGCGCATGTAGTTGATGACGTCGTGCGGGCCGGCCAGCACGCCGCCCAGCGACGCGAAGCTCTTGGAGAACGTGCCCATCACCAGGTCCGTCTCCGCCTCCAGGCCGAAGTACTCGGAGGTGCCGCGGCCCTTCTCACCCAGCACGCCCATGGAGTGGGCGTCGTCCGTCATCACCCGCGCGTTGTACTTCTTGGACAGCTCCACGATGCGGGGCAGGTCGCAGATGTCGCCCTCCATCGAGAACACGCCGTCGGTGACGATGATCTTCCCCGCCTTGGGCTCCTTCTCGGCGGCCTGCTGCAGCAGCTGCTCGAGGTGCTCCAGGTCGTTGTGCCGGTACTTGCGCTCGGTGGCGAAGGACAGCCGGACACCGTCCACCAGCGAGGCGTGGTTCTGCCGGTCCGCGAAGACGATGTCGTGACGGCCCAGGATGGAGGCCATGGCCAGGTTCGTCTGGAAGCCGGTGGAGATGACCAGCGCGGCCTCGCGGTTGAGGAACTTCGCCAGGCGCTGCTCCAGCTCCTCGTGCAGCGCCAGGGTGCCGTTGAGCAGGCGCGAGCCGGAGCACGTGGTGCCGTAGCGCTCCACCGCCTTGATCGCCGCCTCCTTCACCCGGGGATCCGCGCTCAGGCCCAGGTAGTTGTTCGACCCCACCATGATGACGCGGCGGCCCTCGATCTGGACCTCCGTCGCCCCGAACGACTCCTCGATGGCGCGGAAGTAGGGGTACAGCCCCGTGGCCTTGGCGATGCGGTAGTCCTTCCAGCTGCGGCACTTCTCGAACACGTCACTCATGGGGGGTCTTCTCTCTTGGGGGAGGTCCGGGCTCCGCGAATAATGGGGCGCGCTTCCCTGCAGTGTTCATACCGACCCGGGGCACCGCAGCGCGCGTCCTCCTCGGGGGTCCAGGCGTGGCCGTCAATATTGAGTCACCCTCCGAGTGTCAAGGCACCGACTGTCCGGCGATGTGCTCCCAGGCCTGGGGGGCTTTTTGCCCCGGGGCGGGGTTGACACGAACCCCCTTTTGATTCCCTTGACAGGCAAGTGAGCAACCGGTTGCACAGTCGGGGCACGCCTGCCCTGGTTCTCGAGGCGCGGACGGGGGCCTTCCGGACGCGGGCGGAAGGCTTCCGGTACCGGCGGTGTTGGAACCGTCATTCTCTGAGGCCGTGACAGGGAAGCGGAAGTTTGCTTTCTGCGGGCCTCCACTCGACTGGGGTCAAGCTTGGCTGAGTCTCTTCGACGGCGTTGGTACGAGGCCTTCATCCGGAGCACGCTCGCTCGCCCGTGGCGCGTGGTGCTGGCCTTCACGTTGCTGGCGCTGGGGGGAGCCCTGCTGGCCGGACGTCTGGAGTTCCGCGGGTCCTTCGTGGAGCTGCTGCCCAAGGAGGCCCCCGAGGTCCAGGATCTCACCCGGGTGGCGCAGAAGGCCGGCGGAGACGGCTATCTGGTGGTGCGCGCGCAGGGCGTGAAGCCCGAGGCGCTGCGCGCCTTCTCCGACGCCCTGGCCAAGAAGCTCGAGACGCTGCCGGAGGTGCGCTACGTCGAGCACCACTTCGACGTGGCCTTCTTCCAGGAGCGCGGGCTGCTGCTGCTGCCCACCGAGAAGCTCCAGGCGCTGCGCCAGGACGTGGAGGCGCGGCTGCGCTACGAGAAGCAGACTGCCCTCGCGGTGGACCTGCTGGACGAGCAGGACGCGCCGCCGGACTTCGACGCCATCGTCAAGAAGTACAGCCCGGAGGCGCCCATGCGCGAGTACCTCGGGAGCGCGGACGGCTCCGAGGTGTTCCTGATGGTGAAGCCGGATGGGACGGCGGGTGACATCGCCTTCGCGCAGAAGCTGGTGGACGACGTGAAGCGCACGGCCGCCGAGGTGGCCCAGGGCTGGCCCGGAGTGGAGCTCGACTACGCGGGCGCCTTCCAGGCCCGGCTCGAGGAGGACGCGGTGATGCGCAAGGATCTCACGCGCGCCGGAGTCCTCTCGGCGGTGATGGCGGTGGCCATCATCCTGCTGGCCACGCGGCGGCTGTGGGCACTGGCGGTGGTGGGCGTGCCCGTCATCTTCGGTGTGTCGCTGACGTTCGCCGTGGCGGAGCTGGCGATCGGCCACCTGAACATCGTCACGGGCTTCCTGGTGGCCATCCTCATCGGCCTGGGCCTGGAGTACGGCATCCACCTGGCCATGCGCTACTGGGAGGAGCGGCGCGAGCACTCCGCG
This is a stretch of genomic DNA from Archangium violaceum. It encodes these proteins:
- a CDS encoding TolC family protein translates to MNRREAQRVMGVGLMLAATLAGAQIAPAPTPTPSVPSSGTAAPASQAAPQATPQAPAGGLETPQAPDVAPQVGETAQEAVPEQGPPSAPGKTKAEPLTLEQLVQRARKQDARVEEARAELRRLEALLRQARWAWFPKFETTVGVGGPVPEARNDGLGGPPTTEASLEGDWRFGRMGFTAFIEANAVLPLYTFGKLRALEKAAEQGPVIGKALKERAQDEAGFQAAQAFFGYQLARSGLAQLDETSKRLEDAAKQLQKMMDEKSEQVSKMDLYKVGFFRNQLEARRAQAEQGRQLALAAIRLLAGTPPGESVQVVEAELEPEGEVKAPTLEEVLATAEQKRPELVGIAAGVVAREQEVFIRERMFYPDIGLAGFLTLRYTSSATTQKDPFAFDPYNQREAGVGLVARGTFDIPVKQSQLDQSRAELDKLKAQQRLLQAAIRLEVTKAHGDLVAALERARVLTQAERDARRWATAAMAAFDLGTSGTRDLIESFTALAQSSADRAQSWHDFQVAQAELARVTGTTPREP
- a CDS encoding RsmB/NOP family class I SAM-dependent RNA methyltransferase — encoded protein: MSTLWPTSFLDEERLGRPSRRAATAALEAHLSVLKGEPLKLALANALKDAGSLGGQERRFTALAVREMSRHQRLLDLAARTLGHVPSKIGLLEDQTLVRYVLWRRLFCGEGWARIGPEVKLPGPMRPRTIKDDLLRQVAESPLAEPPVPESGPERLATRYSFPNWLVLRLAELHPEPVLEAMLAALDEEPTLHFRARPTGTRDEVLARLAEEGVAAEPVAVALDAVRIAEASHRVFETRVMKEGRLQVQDVGSQLIVEACRPLEGSLSGRTVADMCAGAGGKTLALADEVGAKGRVVAGDRSRRRLAQARERARELSLRHVSFPHPLPLDQADVVLVDAPCSGTGSLAREPDQKWKLSAKAVAEFHDTQLGLLEELAPQVKPGALVVYATCSLLPEENDAVVRDFLAKVPGFTVEPLAPLFGAERAALLCDGPFLRALPPRVPGGGFFAARLRKG
- a CDS encoding MlaC/ttg2D family ABC transporter substrate-binding protein, which translates into the protein MFASLLAAVLLTAAPGPLDVVKSGNTDVQKVASAKGATADQLSKVVERFVDFGELSKRALGDKWDKLTAAQRKDFSSTMEGLLRASYAQKALGQGKTQVEYGKETVEGNEATVGTTVNVNRDKFPVEYKLYKTAGKGEWRIYDIVTDDVSLLETYQGQFRKLIADKGFDGLLATLKAKKAQLEKSVQ
- a CDS encoding aminotransferase class I/II-fold pyridoxal phosphate-dependent enzyme, which produces MSDVFEKCRSWKDYRIAKATGLYPYFRAIEESFGATEVQIEGRRVIMVGSNNYLGLSADPRVKEAAIKAVERYGTTCSGSRLLNGTLALHEELEQRLAKFLNREAALVISTGFQTNLAMASILGRHDIVFADRQNHASLVDGVRLSFATERKYRHNDLEHLEQLLQQAAEKEPKAGKIIVTDGVFSMEGDICDLPRIVELSKKYNARVMTDDAHSMGVLGEKGRGTSEYFGLEAETDLVMGTFSKSFASLGGVLAGPHDVINYMRHKSRSVIFSASMTPASIASALKALEIIEAEPQRRARLLDIAEKMHNGFRAMGFDTGVSVTPVVPVHIGDQVKCFRFWKALHEAGVFANPVIPPAVEPGHALIRTSYMATHTDEQLDRVLDIFEQIGKKLDVIPQTRPSSYTPVQIARPGTQVRNNKASEKWAAASAGQNGTNGFSLDQLSRMSSREVAGKLFDAVESLTWKAANLQPDDIRKLGQVPMKLWEKRADIPGLLLEKGANLFIRNGREDQN
- a CDS encoding N-acetyltransferase; this translates as MAATAETQTHESKLPPLPANVQVTPVRTSADRTAFIRFPYTIYKGDPNFVPHLEMERRDFMNPKKHPFFEFGEVEFFLARREGEVVGRIAAVNNPRYNEFQGTNVGFFGLFECVNDAGVARVLFEAAASWLRAKGFASVIGPMSYSTNGEVGMLIDGFNTPPAIMTTYNPTWYPALVEANGFTKAKDLFAWELSSSTPPPEKVARIAEKIRQREGVTVRPVNLKEFDAEVARVKTMYNQAWEKNWGFVPMTEHEFDHLARDLKQMVRPELVLVAEVKGQPVGFSLTLPDANEAIKAANGRLTTFGLPIGLAKLLLASRRIRRLRLVLLGTVEGYRRRGLDAILYLDTLNKARELGYEGGEISWTLEDNHLVNRAIESMGGKRSKLYRVYEKPL
- a CDS encoding class I fructose-bisphosphate aldolase, whose protein sequence is MAYTDRVKQILSWYPSDTPGTLTNLARLLNTGTLAGTGKLVILPVDQGFEHGPARSFAPNPAGYDPDYHIQLAIETGCNAYAAPLGFLEAVAGKYLGEIPLILKLNNSDTLGKPEHPMSAVTGSVKDAVRLGCSAIGFTIYPGSGARNEQYEALRDLIAEAKDYGLPTVLWAYPRGSISKEGEQAIDVISYAAQISAQLGAHIIKVKPPKDFLEQPEAKKVYEAHKIPTKTMEERIRDVVKSAFNGKRIVIFSGGESKTTEALLEEIRQIAAGGGFGSIMGRNAFQRPHDESVKLLKDVMNIFKNAK
- a CDS encoding polyprenyl synthetase family protein; translation: MKERKPSPAGTPAAEQSSSPLDFVSWAKTVQYQTQVVLHQILELEDERHLDTSWNKVLEQVRSYSLRPSKRIRPGLVLVGYALGRGDTRAPSGLWRFAAATELLHTFMLIHDDVADQADTRRGGAALHKMLGEGRLGENLAIVIGDHLYGRSLEVMLGCNLPDADVATRYFLKVCRYTAAGQYMDIRLPHQPLAELSIYHALRVAYLKTALYGFTAPLVCGAMLAGSDPELINKLERFGRYVGTAYQLRDDLLGLYGQSSVVGKPTDSDLAQGKRTFPLLAAYLRATPEARQELETLCIPGPKDEMMLQRARELVEQHGGRSATERLIERSTNAAARILNTLPEAGGLKQMLRDLLQMLMIREA